A part of Acropora palmata chromosome 6, jaAcrPala1.3, whole genome shotgun sequence genomic DNA contains:
- the LOC141884985 gene encoding adenosine receptor A3-like has protein sequence MVDSASFIVHEYDVNSSYHTVVVLNLTKRVCKMAVRRIEGYTLLVLEIFIIFLNVIAIIVIFRFKRKRNPDILILTLAIADLLKALFPLNMTLVAYLGDKPMQEHSLDCKLFGWTAFTLNSAIMLVMTIMAIDRYLAMCWPIRYKDLFPPKRLILTIIGAFLLSATYSALPSLNVVGKIRSYNNGSFCHFDFDSTDALNKGYSIFVLSLGFSMLAVVLFCYTNAMKSVRGLIRRQRRMSTRSREIDKSELKTQTMNRMFARLMIAMMFVFCVSWLLFLIVILQHVSGWFSFPSGAHFWSMRLAVINSVLNPIIGASMCKPYRKGYLFIFCKIFHCCGLCTSYHVNEPWSNRRKSSVSSPGIPPTPTANVDQWEMRNQPNDSGIEPDASIGYHQGTVVNALDETDGMPSTTSGEQSDVLLRSERSVSFENGEHCSPVI, from the exons ATGGTTGATAGTGCGAGTTTCATTGTACACGAATACGATGTCAACAGTTCATATCACACAGTAGTTGTCTTGAATCTAACCAAACGAGTGTGCAAGATGGCCGTTCGAAGAATAGAAGGTTACACCCTGCTTGTTCTGGAGATTTTCATCATCTTCCTCAACGTTATCGCTATCATAGTAATTTTTCGCTTCAAAAGGAAACGCAATCCAGATATTTTGATCCTTACTTTGGCGATTGCAGATCTGTTAAAAGCATTATTCCCGTTAAACATGACTTTGGTCGCTTATCTTGGTGACAAACCGATGCAGGAACACTCGCTTGACTGCAAACTGTTTGGGTGGACGGCATTCACCCTCAACAGCGCAATCATGCTTGTTATGACGATAATGGCGATCGACCGATACCTGGCAATGTGTTGGCCTATCCGATATAAAGATCTCTTCCCGCCCAAGCGACTAATTTTGACTATCATCGGAGCATTTTTACTCAGCGCAACTTATTCTGCTCTCCCCTCGTTAAATGTTGTTGGAAAAATTCGATCGTACAACAACGGTAGCTTTTGCCACTTTGATTTCGACTCTACAGATGCGTTGAACAAGGGGTAcagtatttttgttctttcgcTGGGCTTTTCTATGCTGGCAGTGGTATTATTTTGCTACACAAACGCCATGAAAAGTGTCCGAGGACTCATAAGGCGCCAGAGACGAATGTCGACACGATCTCGGGAAATTGACAAATCGGAGCTGAAAACGCAGACTATGAACCGTATGTTTGCTCGACTTATGATCGCCATGATGTTCGTATTCTGTGTTTCGTGGCTGTTATTTTTG ATTGTAATCCTACAACACGTGAGTGGATGGTTCTCGTTCCCCTCTGGAGCGCATTTCTGGTCTATGCGGCTGGCTGTCATCAACTCTGTTTTGAACCCAATAATTGGTGCGTCTATGTGCAAGCCATACAGGAAAGGATACCTGTTcatcttttgcaaaatttttcacTGTTGTGGCTTATGTACTTCTTATCATGTCAACG AACCCTGGAGCAATCGACGAAAATCGTCTGTAAGTTCGCCAGGTATTCCACCAACGCCAACCGCAAATGTTGATCAGTGGGAAATGAGGAATCAACCTAATGATTCTGGAATCGAACCTGATGCCAGCATTGGTTATCACCAAGGCACAGTTGTCAATGCACTCGACGAAACTGACGGAATGCCCAGCACCACCTCGGGCGAGCAATCTGATGTTCTATTACGTTCAGAAAGGAGcgtttcatttgaaaatggaGAACATTGCTCTCCGGTAATTTGA
- the LOC141884984 gene encoding uncharacterized protein LOC141884984 isoform X2 — translation MNDEKAAMGAQERLPSKGNLSLHQHALFLFWMSVVFIAFFRLIILKFCNYKVSSFQVLRMTMHVNTEPHLGIVEGGEISNQESSSLDNKENVIKDDEQKPQTSRPSFDSFLSSVATFGSIMFFYYLCDDDHFFAASERTYSRDLFWFLVLLLFSVAAVFTRRDTADKVLNREQTEEWKGWMQVMFVWYHYFKAAETYNAVRVFIAAYVWMTGFGNFSFFWVKKDFSLYRILKMLFRLNFLVVVTCLVVRNEYMLYYICPMHTFWFLSTYCFMKLLNSWNDYPGKMAVKFTGYFVIVFLLFDVPGVGEIVFKPFGFILSYQNSLHEWMFRAGLDHYATLLGMLCAYFHPNFEKLLRYLDEKQSVKRRVIRVFIAFVCLSAFALWVRYLFVLDKYQYNKLHPYFSFIPLLSFIFLRNMFPTFRKSYLNMFTWLGRITLETYISQLHIYLQSNAKMLISFIPGYPLLNFALATTIYLILSYHLFHLTADISAYVIAKDIKTMFRTIAIGVVWLGACYAVGGIFPGS, via the exons ATGAATGATGAAAAGGCTGCGATGGGAGCACAGGAAAGACTGCCATCCAAGGGCAACCTGTCCTTACATCAACATGCCCTCTTCTTGTTTTGGATGTCAGTGGTATTTATCGCTTTTTTCAGATTGATTATTCTGAAGTTCTGTAATTACAAAGTCTCATCTTTCCAAGTACTTCGCATGACTATGCATG TTAACACCGAACCACATCTGGGAATAGTCGAGGGTGGAGAAATTTCCAACCAGGAATCGTCGTCATTGGACAACAAAGAGAATGTCATCAAAGATGACGAGCAGAAACCACAAACTTCGAGACCTTCCTTTGACTCTTTCCTTTCCAGTGTAGCAACATTTGGTTCCATCATGTTCTTTTATTACCTTTGCGACGACGATCACTTCTTTGCAGCTTCTGAGCGCACATACTCCCGCGACCTTTTTTGGTTTCTAGTCCTCCTCCTTTTTTCTGTAGCCGCTGTTTTCACCAGGAGGGATACCGCAGACAAGGTATTAAATCGAGAACAGACTGAAGAGTGGAAGGGATGGATGCAGGTCATGTTTGTCTGGTATCACTATTTCAAAGCCGCTGAGACTTACAATGCTGTAAGGGTGTTTATCGCTGCTTATGTTTGGATGACTGGTTTTG GTAATTTCTCCTTCTTCTGGGTCAAGAAAGATTTCAGCCTTTATCGCATACTCAAGATGCTCTTTCGACTCAACTTCTTGGTCGTAGTCACATGTTTGGTGGTCCGCAATGAGTATATGTTGTATTACATCTGCCCAATGCACACCTTTTGGTTTTTGTCAACATACTGCTTTATGAAACTACTGAACAGTTGGAATGACTACCCTGGAAAAATGGCCGTGAAGTTTACTGGTTATTTCGTTATAGTTTTCTTGCTATTTGATGTGCCTGGTGTTGGAGAAATCGTTTTTAAACCTTTTGGTTTCATTCTCAGTTATCAAAACTCACTTCATGAGTGGATGTTTCGAGCTGGACTGGATCACTACGCGACCTTACTGGGCATGCTCTGTGCATATTTTCATCCTAATTTCGAGAAACTCCTGAGGTATCTGGACGAAAAGCAGTCTGTTAAACGAAGAGTAATACGAGTTTTCATTGCCTTTGTTTGTCTTTCCGCGTTTGCTCTTTGGGTCCGGTATTTATTTGTACTGGACAAGTACCAGTATAATAAGCTTCATCCATACTTCTCTTTCATTCCTCTATTATCCTTCATATTTCTTCGTAACATGTTTCCCACGTTCCGTAAGTCTTACCTCAATATGTTCACATGGCTTGGAAGAATAACACTGGAAACGTATATTTCACAGTTACACATCTATCTCCAAAGTAACGCCAAAATGTTGATTTCATTCATTCCTGGTTACCCACTTTTGAACTTCGCTTTGGCGACCACGATTTACTTGATATTATCTTACCACTTGTTTCACCTTACTGCTGATATCAGTGCATACGTGATAGCAAAGGACATTAAAACCATGTTCAGGACAATTGCTATAGGAGTCGTCTGGTTGGGTGCATGCTATGCAGTAGGAGGCATCTTTCCAGGGTCGTAA
- the LOC141884984 gene encoding uncharacterized protein LOC141884984 isoform X1, translating to MRIQLQGDSNMNDEKAAMGAQERLPSKGNLSLHQHALFLFWMSVVFIAFFRLIILKFCNYKVSSFQVLRMTMHVNTEPHLGIVEGGEISNQESSSLDNKENVIKDDEQKPQTSRPSFDSFLSSVATFGSIMFFYYLCDDDHFFAASERTYSRDLFWFLVLLLFSVAAVFTRRDTADKVLNREQTEEWKGWMQVMFVWYHYFKAAETYNAVRVFIAAYVWMTGFGNFSFFWVKKDFSLYRILKMLFRLNFLVVVTCLVVRNEYMLYYICPMHTFWFLSTYCFMKLLNSWNDYPGKMAVKFTGYFVIVFLLFDVPGVGEIVFKPFGFILSYQNSLHEWMFRAGLDHYATLLGMLCAYFHPNFEKLLRYLDEKQSVKRRVIRVFIAFVCLSAFALWVRYLFVLDKYQYNKLHPYFSFIPLLSFIFLRNMFPTFRKSYLNMFTWLGRITLETYISQLHIYLQSNAKMLISFIPGYPLLNFALATTIYLILSYHLFHLTADISAYVIAKDIKTMFRTIAIGVVWLGACYAVGGIFPGS from the exons ATGAGGATTCAGTTGCAGGG ggaTTCAAATATGAATGATGAAAAGGCTGCGATGGGAGCACAGGAAAGACTGCCATCCAAGGGCAACCTGTCCTTACATCAACATGCCCTCTTCTTGTTTTGGATGTCAGTGGTATTTATCGCTTTTTTCAGATTGATTATTCTGAAGTTCTGTAATTACAAAGTCTCATCTTTCCAAGTACTTCGCATGACTATGCATG TTAACACCGAACCACATCTGGGAATAGTCGAGGGTGGAGAAATTTCCAACCAGGAATCGTCGTCATTGGACAACAAAGAGAATGTCATCAAAGATGACGAGCAGAAACCACAAACTTCGAGACCTTCCTTTGACTCTTTCCTTTCCAGTGTAGCAACATTTGGTTCCATCATGTTCTTTTATTACCTTTGCGACGACGATCACTTCTTTGCAGCTTCTGAGCGCACATACTCCCGCGACCTTTTTTGGTTTCTAGTCCTCCTCCTTTTTTCTGTAGCCGCTGTTTTCACCAGGAGGGATACCGCAGACAAGGTATTAAATCGAGAACAGACTGAAGAGTGGAAGGGATGGATGCAGGTCATGTTTGTCTGGTATCACTATTTCAAAGCCGCTGAGACTTACAATGCTGTAAGGGTGTTTATCGCTGCTTATGTTTGGATGACTGGTTTTG GTAATTTCTCCTTCTTCTGGGTCAAGAAAGATTTCAGCCTTTATCGCATACTCAAGATGCTCTTTCGACTCAACTTCTTGGTCGTAGTCACATGTTTGGTGGTCCGCAATGAGTATATGTTGTATTACATCTGCCCAATGCACACCTTTTGGTTTTTGTCAACATACTGCTTTATGAAACTACTGAACAGTTGGAATGACTACCCTGGAAAAATGGCCGTGAAGTTTACTGGTTATTTCGTTATAGTTTTCTTGCTATTTGATGTGCCTGGTGTTGGAGAAATCGTTTTTAAACCTTTTGGTTTCATTCTCAGTTATCAAAACTCACTTCATGAGTGGATGTTTCGAGCTGGACTGGATCACTACGCGACCTTACTGGGCATGCTCTGTGCATATTTTCATCCTAATTTCGAGAAACTCCTGAGGTATCTGGACGAAAAGCAGTCTGTTAAACGAAGAGTAATACGAGTTTTCATTGCCTTTGTTTGTCTTTCCGCGTTTGCTCTTTGGGTCCGGTATTTATTTGTACTGGACAAGTACCAGTATAATAAGCTTCATCCATACTTCTCTTTCATTCCTCTATTATCCTTCATATTTCTTCGTAACATGTTTCCCACGTTCCGTAAGTCTTACCTCAATATGTTCACATGGCTTGGAAGAATAACACTGGAAACGTATATTTCACAGTTACACATCTATCTCCAAAGTAACGCCAAAATGTTGATTTCATTCATTCCTGGTTACCCACTTTTGAACTTCGCTTTGGCGACCACGATTTACTTGATATTATCTTACCACTTGTTTCACCTTACTGCTGATATCAGTGCATACGTGATAGCAAAGGACATTAAAACCATGTTCAGGACAATTGCTATAGGAGTCGTCTGGTTGGGTGCATGCTATGCAGTAGGAGGCATCTTTCCAGGGTCGTAA